In one Thermodesulfobium acidiphilum genomic region, the following are encoded:
- the recG gene encoding ATP-dependent DNA helicase RecG gives MTNLLRDLFLDSIDDIIYYFPKRYKEVTVVKSHNDVVAGKNLAFKAQIGIPVYYPERKRLVKVKLNIEGKEAFACWFNQPYKKNQILKLRPHAYFAGEAVLNNRELVFYHPILSKDPIYLNSGIYPEYCLETNDNEIRKIIKNVFDEKKEIKETLPESLIYKLKLMKLKDALYTLHFPKDLRSLESARKRIAFDELLQWKLTILTEKQKFSSKSAPILNPESKLVKKFLSSLPFALTEDQKRVIDEIFSDVSKNKPMQRLLQGDVGSGKTVIAVSALLCAVSSGFQSAFMVPSEILSKQHYEKLREWLKPMGVKIYLLTGSTKKSERNLIIEEINKGIPLILTGTHALITEGLELKNLGLVVIDEQHRFGVRQRLSLIEKGICPHTLVMTATPIPRTLASIFYADLDYSEIRTMPEGRKEIVTKIIHKSDIKKLYSIIRENLKKYDSRVFYVCPLIEDSNSLKLESVKKRYKELVNIFPEFEVGLIHGKLSQSEQDKIMQDFKAGKIKILVSTTVIEVGIDIPQANIMVIENPERFGLAQLHQLRGRIGRGNLNSTCYLLVDEESYSSRRIQIFEKVKNGFELAEKDLELRGQGEIIGSKQSGMDETLKVANPLKDADIMRIAQKVAELIISKDPDLTRFKELKLKMEKTFKDREVIKAI, from the coding sequence TTGACCAACCTCTTAAGGGATCTCTTTTTAGACTCCATAGATGATATTATTTACTATTTTCCAAAAAGATATAAAGAAGTTACAGTCGTCAAATCTCATAATGACGTAGTAGCAGGTAAAAATCTTGCTTTCAAGGCACAAATAGGCATACCTGTTTATTATCCTGAAAGAAAGAGGCTAGTAAAAGTTAAACTAAATATTGAAGGGAAAGAAGCATTTGCTTGCTGGTTTAATCAACCATATAAAAAAAATCAAATCTTAAAATTAAGACCACATGCATATTTTGCTGGTGAAGCTGTTCTTAATAACAGAGAACTTGTCTTTTATCACCCCATTTTAAGTAAAGATCCCATTTACCTAAATTCTGGAATTTATCCTGAATATTGCCTAGAAACTAATGATAATGAAATTAGAAAAATTATAAAAAACGTATTTGATGAAAAGAAAGAAATAAAGGAGACATTACCAGAATCTTTGATATATAAACTAAAATTAATGAAACTTAAAGATGCGTTATATACCCTTCACTTTCCAAAAGATTTAAGAAGTTTGGAAAGCGCAAGAAAAAGAATTGCATTTGATGAGCTTTTACAATGGAAATTAACAATACTAACCGAAAAACAAAAATTTAGCTCAAAAAGTGCGCCAATATTAAATCCGGAATCAAAGCTAGTAAAAAAATTCTTATCTTCACTACCATTTGCACTAACAGAAGATCAAAAAAGGGTTATTGACGAGATCTTTTCTGACGTAAGTAAAAATAAGCCAATGCAAAGACTTCTTCAGGGAGATGTAGGCTCAGGCAAAACTGTAATTGCTGTTAGTGCTCTACTGTGTGCTGTATCTTCGGGCTTTCAATCGGCATTTATGGTTCCATCAGAAATACTATCAAAGCAACATTATGAGAAACTACGTGAATGGCTTAAGCCCATGGGAGTAAAAATTTATCTTTTAACAGGTTCAACAAAAAAATCAGAAAGAAATTTAATAATAGAAGAAATAAATAAAGGAATACCATTGATTCTTACAGGCACTCACGCACTTATCACTGAAGGTCTTGAATTAAAAAATCTTGGACTAGTAGTCATAGATGAACAACACAGGTTTGGAGTAAGACAAAGATTAAGTTTAATAGAAAAAGGTATATGTCCACATACCCTGGTTATGACAGCAACTCCAATACCGCGAACTTTAGCATCTATTTTTTATGCTGACCTGGATTACTCTGAAATAAGAACTATGCCAGAAGGTCGAAAAGAAATAGTTACAAAAATAATCCACAAAAGCGATATTAAGAAACTTTACTCAATAATACGTGAAAATCTAAAAAAATATGATTCAAGAGTCTTTTATGTTTGTCCCTTAATTGAAGATTCTAATTCTCTAAAGCTAGAATCTGTAAAAAAAAGATATAAAGAACTGGTAAATATTTTTCCAGAATTTGAAGTAGGACTCATACATGGAAAACTCAGTCAAAGTGAGCAAGACAAAATTATGCAAGACTTTAAGGCTGGTAAGATCAAAATACTTGTCTCTACCACAGTTATCGAGGTAGGAATCGATATTCCTCAAGCAAACATTATGGTAATAGAAAATCCAGAAAGATTTGGTTTAGCCCAGTTACACCAACTTCGTGGGAGAATAGGAAGAGGTAATCTCAATTCAACTTGTTACTTGTTAGTGGATGAAGAATCGTACTCTTCCAGAAGAATACAAATTTTCGAGAAAGTAAAGAATGGATTCGAACTTGCCGAAAAGGATCTGGAACTAAGAGGTCAGGGTGAAATAATTGGTTCCAAGCAAAGTGGTATGGATGAGACATTAAAGGTTGCAAATCCCCTAAAGGATGCGGATATAATGAGAATAGCTCAAAAAGTTGCAGAGTTAATTATATCAAAAGACCCCGATCTAACTCGTTTTAAAGAGTTAAAATTAAAGATGGAAAAAACGTTTAAGGATAGAGAGGTAATAAAGGCAATTTGA
- the coaD gene encoding pantetheine-phosphate adenylyltransferase, with protein sequence MIKKALYPGSFDPITLGHLDIARRASHLFDEIIIAVAYNEKKKALFNIEERVNLIKESLKERNMPNNVYVTSYTCLTIEFAKSLNVSSIIRGLRVISDFEFEFQMALTNRRMDPRIETVFLMTHEDYSYISSTIIKEIASLNGNVTPWVTDVVKNALNEKLFGKEGKK encoded by the coding sequence ATGATTAAAAAAGCTTTATATCCAGGCAGTTTTGATCCGATAACTTTAGGTCACTTAGATATTGCGAGAAGAGCATCCCATCTTTTTGACGAAATAATCATTGCAGTAGCATATAATGAAAAGAAAAAAGCTTTATTTAACATAGAAGAAAGAGTAAATCTTATAAAGGAGTCACTCAAAGAAAGAAATATGCCAAACAACGTATACGTAACTAGTTACACATGCTTAACAATTGAATTTGCAAAATCATTAAATGTTAGTTCGATAATAAGAGGTTTAAGAGTAATTTCTGATTTTGAATTTGAATTCCAGATGGCTCTTACCAATAGAAGAATGGATCCAAGGATAGAAACGGTTTTTTTAATGACACACGAAGATTATTCATATATTAGTTCTACAATAATAAAAGAAATTGCTTCTTTAAATGGTAATGTAACTCCCTGGGTAACAGACGTTGTAAAAAATGCGCTAAATGAAAAACTATTTGGAAAAGAGGGGAAAAAATGA
- the rsmD gene encoding 16S rRNA (guanine(966)-N(2))-methyltransferase RsmD, which yields MKTIIIGGEFKNRPLVSPKTNEVRPLSSRVRKSLMDVLGSMVIDCTLLDLFAGIGSVSIEFLSRGAKSVVSVEKNPKIANFLKKNLENFNLLNRCTILNYSAEKFLLNCHDIKFDIIYMDPPFSYDLETLLQIFSNFKGYHKKSVFILHHFFKNKPKEKLGYWKMLDSRTYSSNTITFYVPEDYLDD from the coding sequence TTGAAAACTATAATTATAGGCGGAGAATTTAAAAATAGGCCCCTAGTTAGCCCAAAAACTAATGAAGTAAGGCCACTTAGTTCCAGAGTTAGAAAGTCCCTAATGGATGTCCTTGGAAGTATGGTAATTGATTGCACACTTTTGGATCTCTTTGCTGGAATTGGCTCTGTTTCAATAGAATTTCTCTCACGAGGGGCTAAAAGTGTAGTTAGTGTTGAGAAAAATCCAAAAATTGCAAATTTTCTCAAAAAAAACCTTGAAAATTTTAATTTACTCAATAGATGTACAATACTAAATTATTCGGCAGAAAAATTTTTGCTTAATTGTCATGATATAAAATTTGATATAATCTATATGGATCCGCCTTTTTCTTATGATTTAGAAACACTTTTACAAATTTTTTCTAATTTTAAAGGTTATCACAAAAAATCAGTATTTATTTTGCATCATTTTTTTAAAAATAAACCAAAGGAGAAGTTAGGTTATTGGAAAATGTTAGATTCAAGAACTTATTCAAGCAATACAATTACTTTTTATGTGCCAGAAGATTATTTAGATGATTAA